One part of the Thermotoga sp. genome encodes these proteins:
- a CDS encoding ABC transporter substrate-binding protein — protein sequence MKKFLVFALILVSVLALAKVKIQFWHAMGGWRIELLQSMAEDFMKTHPDIEVEVQYTGSYRDTLNKLIAAVKGGTPPHIVQVYEIGTQFMIDGDIAVPIEDLIKEDPTFDIGKFLPQVLDYYRVGGKLYSMPFNSSNPILYYNKTLFKEAGLDPDKPPRTFKELIEYCRKLTVKDEKGNIVRAGITWPLHSWFFEQFVALQNAPLVDNENGRTGRATKAVFNHEAGLRFLKLWNTLTKEGLMINTTKEDWTGARQLFISQKVAMLISSTSDVKLMMDAAKENGFELGTAFLPKPEGVELGGTPIGGGSLWIIKGHPKEEIKAAWEFVKWMAEPEQQIRWHLGTGYFPVRKDAVETLLYQGYYSKYPHHLTALLQLLLSVQTPNTRGAVIGPFPEVRDIIETAVERMINGEMTPEEALSWAEKEATKAIKEYNELYE from the coding sequence ATGAAGAAGTTTCTGGTGTTTGCCCTGATACTCGTTTCTGTACTTGCGCTCGCCAAAGTCAAAATCCAGTTCTGGCACGCCATGGGTGGCTGGAGGATTGAACTCCTTCAAAGCATGGCAGAGGACTTCATGAAAACGCACCCAGATATCGAAGTAGAGGTTCAGTACACAGGAAGCTACAGAGACACATTGAACAAATTGATTGCAGCAGTGAAAGGTGGAACTCCACCCCACATCGTTCAGGTGTATGAGATCGGAACACAGTTCATGATCGACGGAGACATCGCCGTTCCGATCGAAGATCTCATAAAAGAGGATCCAACGTTCGACATTGGAAAATTCCTCCCACAAGTTCTCGATTACTATCGGGTGGGTGGAAAGCTTTATTCCATGCCGTTCAATTCCTCGAACCCGATACTCTACTACAACAAAACGCTTTTCAAAGAAGCAGGTTTGGATCCAGACAAACCTCCGAGGACGTTCAAGGAACTCATCGAATACTGCAGAAAACTCACGGTGAAAGATGAAAAGGGTAATATCGTCCGTGCGGGCATAACCTGGCCTCTTCACAGCTGGTTCTTCGAACAGTTCGTTGCCCTCCAGAACGCTCCTCTTGTGGACAACGAAAACGGTAGAACTGGCAGAGCCACGAAGGCTGTCTTCAACCACGAAGCCGGCCTCAGGTTTTTGAAGCTCTGGAACACCCTCACAAAAGAAGGATTGATGATAAACACGACCAAGGAGGACTGGACAGGAGCCAGACAGTTGTTCATATCACAAAAAGTAGCCATGTTGATCAGCTCCACATCCGATGTCAAGCTCATGATGGACGCTGCGAAAGAGAACGGCTTCGAACTTGGAACAGCGTTCCTTCCAAAACCAGAAGGTGTGGAACTCGGTGGAACACCCATCGGTGGAGGAAGCCTGTGGATAATAAAAGGACATCCCAAGGAAGAGATAAAGGCCGCCTGGGAGTTTGTCAAATGGATGGCTGAACCAGAGCAGCAGATACGCTGGCACCTCGGAACGGGATACTTCCCAGTGAGAAAAGACGCGGTGGAGACATTGCTCTATCAGGGATATTACTCGAAGTATCCGCATCATCTGACCGCACTGCTTCAACTTCTGCTCTCCGTGCAAACTCCAAACACGCGCGGAGCGGTCATAGGTCCGTTCCCGGAAGTCAGAGACATCATAGAAACGGCGGTAGAAAGAATGATAAACGGAGAAATGACACCAGAAGAAGCTCTCTCCTGGGCTGAAAAGGAAGCCACGAAAGCTATAAAGGAATACAACGAACTCTACGAGTGA